A window of Microbacterium lushaniae genomic DNA:
GAGACCCCCATGCTGCAGGTGCAGCACGGCGGCGCGAGCGCACGGCCGTTCGTCACGCACGCCAACGCCTTCGACGCCGACCTGTTCCTGCGGATCGCGCCCGAGCTCTTCCTCAAGCGCGCCGTGGTCGGCGGCATCGACCGCGTCTTCGAGATCAACCGCAACTTCCGCAACGAGGGCGCCGACTCCACGCACAGCCCCGAGTTCGCGATGCTCGAGGCCTACCAGGCGTACACCGACTACTCCGGCATCGCCGACCTGACGCAGGCGCTCGTGCAGAACGCCGCCGTGGCCGTGACCGGGTCGACCACCGTCACGTGGGCCGACGGCACCGACTACGACCTCGGCGGCGAGTGGGACCGCCTCTCGATGTACGGGTCGCTGTCGGAGGCCGCGGGCCAGGAGATCACGCCCGAGACCTCGATCGAGGAGCTGCGCGCGCTCGCCGAGAAGGCGGGCGTGGACGCGCCGCCGCATCCCACCCACGGCAAGTGGGTCGAGGAGCTGTGGGAGCACTTCGTCAAGACCGGGCTGACCCGCCCGACGTTCGTGATGGACTTCCCCGTCGACACGAGCCCGCTCGTGCGCGAGCACCGGTCGATCCCCGGTGTCGTGGAGAAGTGGGACCTGTACGTGCGCGGGTTCGAGCTGGCCACGGGGTATTCCGAACTCGTCGATCCGGTCATCCAGCGTGAGCGCTTCGTCGAGCAGGCGCTGCTGGCCGCCGGTGGCGACGATGAGGCGATGCGCATCGACGAGGAGTTCCTGCGTGCCCTCGAGCACGGCATGCCTCCCACCGGTGGCATGGGGATGGGCATCGACCGCCTGCTGATGGCGATCACCGGGCTCGGCATCCGCGAGACCATCCTGTTCCCCCTCGTGAAGTGAAGTGACCATGCTCACGACTCGACCCCGCGCGAGTCGATGAGGCGGGTCACCGGGTCGGACGGCACCGACCGCCGGTACACCCACTCGGGCAGATGACCGCTGGCGGCGAAGGCCAGCACGATCCCGGCCATGCCGTGATCCGGTTCGATCTCGCGCGCCATCTCGGCGTAGCGGCCGGCATGCGTCGAGCGTCCCAGCGCCCACGCGAGCCACGCCGCCGCGGCGAGGATTCCCGGCCGGGTGGCGCGGGGAGCCGCCGCGGCCAAGTGGCGGGTCAGGGCGAGCGCGGCCTGCAGCCGGTCGGGGTCGGGTGAGGGTCCCTCGCCCCAGATCGGCGCGGCGAGGTGCTCGGGATACCCACCGCCCTCGGCGTAACGCATCTGCGCGGCGAACGCCTCGTCCCCGGCCGCGAGGTCGCGCGCCCACTGGACGAGCGCGACGTCGCGCAGGCCGGGACGCGTCAGGCACCACACCACGGCAGCGGCTTCGTAGGGGTCCAGCTCCGCGGGAGCGTACTCGATCGCCTCCTCCAGCAGCAGCGGCACGTCGTCCATCCGGCCCACCGTCGACAGGGCGTCCGGCCCGAGGGGAGGGCTCGAGGACTGCGGCACGTCGCCGAAGAGCGCGCTCAGCGCGCGGTCGATCTCGATCAGAGCGCGTCCCAGACGCTCCTTCTCCGCCAGGTCGATCCTGGGGAGGTCGGCCCCGGAGGCCTGATCCTCGGTCGGCAGCGGCTCGTCGGCGAACGCTTCATGGTCGTACGGGATGTCCGACAGCGGGTGCCCCGCGGCGGGGCATCCGGGGTCGAGATATGACCCCCATCCGTCCGCCGCGACGCACAGTGCCTCGCTCACCCGCAGGCCGCACACATCGGACTGCGCGATCAGAGCGCGCGCCAGGGCCTCCTGCGGCCGACCCTCCACCGCCGCGAAGGCGTCATCGGTGTACACGACGGCGGCCACCGCATCCGCATGACTGACCTTGCACACCATTCCGATGTAGGTCGAGCTCAGACTGTCGAGCTCGGCGCGGTCGAGGGTGTCGGGAAGGTCAAGACGAAGGCCGCCGAGGGTGCGGTTGCCGTCGAACGGGATGAGCACGAGGCTGCGCGTGGGCCGGTAGCCCAGGAGGCGCGGGACCAGGGCCAGGAAGTCGGCGGCTCCGGCCGCGCGGAAGATGGTCGTCATGCCGATCACCCTGGTCGGCGGCGGCATTCCCGCGGGCACGTGCCGACCCGTCGGTGGATGACTGGTTCCGCCGGTGGGGCTGGGGAGGAGAGGTGCGCGAGCGGGCCACGCATCCCTCGCCGGTCGACGCGCGGAGAGCGTCCCGCCGGCACGGCGTATCCTGGAGAGGTGGACCCCTACTGGACTGCTGTGATCTGGTCGCTTCTGCCGACCGTGGCGGTGTCGGCGGTGTTCTACTTCATCCTCCGCTCCATCCTGCGCATGGACCGCACGGAGCGGAAGGCGTACGCGCGCGTGGAGGCCGAGGAACGCGCCAAGCGCGGACTGCCGCCCCAGCCCGCGGCATCCGACCGCTGATCCGTCGGATGCCCTGTCGGCGCCATTGGATACGCTGAGAGGGTTCACCGGCGGGGGGTGCAGTGGTCGAAGTCACCTTTGACGCCACATGGTGGGTGGTCGTCGCCCTCATCGTCGACGTGACGATCCGCGTCGCGGCGATCATCATCGTCCCGCGGAACCGCCGGCCCACCTCGGCGATGGCGTGGCTGCTGGCCATCTACTTCATCCCGTACATCGGGGTGGTGCTGTTCCTGCTGATCGGAAACCCGCGCCTCCCGCGCAAATTCCGGCGCAAGCAGGAGGCGTTGAACAACTACCTGCGCGAGACCAGCGCCTCACTCGATTTCGGGACCCTGCGGCCGAACGCCCCCGAGTGGTTCCGTGCGCTGGTGACATTGAACCGCAACCTAGGGGCCATGCCGCTCGCCGGTGACAACGGCGCGACCCTCATCTCGGACTACCAGAAGAGCCTCGACGAGATGGCCGAGGCCATCCGGCAGGCCGAGCGCTACGTGCACGTGGAGTTCTACATCCTCCAGTCCGATGACGCCACCGACAACTTCTTCCGTGCGCTGGAGGAGGCCACCGCGCGCGGCGTCGTGGTCAGGGTGCTGCTGGATCACTGGGCCAATCGCGGCAAGCCGTACTACCGCCGCACGCTGCGCCGGCTGACGGCGATGGGGGCGCACTGGTACCTGCTGCTGCCCGTCCAGCCCCTGCGGGGCCGGACGCAGCGCCCCGACCTGCGCAACCACCGCAAGCTGCTGGTCGTGGACGGCAGGGTCGCCTACATGGGATCGCAGAACGTCACGGACTCCACCTACAACCTGCACAAGAACATCCGCCGGGGGCTGCACTGGGTCGACCTCATGGTCCGCGTCGAGGGTCCCGTGGTCGCGAGCATCAACGCCGTGTTCCTGTCCGACTGGTACGGGGAGAGCGACGAGATCCTCTCCGACGAGATCGGCCTGTTCGACGTGACCGGGGGAGCGGGCGACCTGGACTGCCAGATCGTCCCGTCGGGGCCGGGATTCGATTTCCAGAACAACCTGAAGCTGTTCCTGGCCCTCATCTACGCGGCACGCGAGCGGATCAGCATCGTCAGCCCGTACTTCGTGCCGGAAGAGGCGCTGCTCCTGGCCATCACCACGGCATGCCAGCGCGGGGTGAGCGTCGAGCTGTTCGTCTCCGAGGAGGGCGACCAGGCGGTGGTCTATCACGCGCAGCGCAGCTACTACGAGTCGCTGCTGCGGGCCGGCGTGAAGATCTGGATGTACCGCAAGCCCTACATCCTCCACTCCAAGAGCGTCACGATCGACGACGAGGTGGCGGTGATCGGGTCCAGCAACATGGACATGCGCTCGTTCGGTCTGAACCTGGAGATCTCGATGCTCGTGCGGGGCGGGGAATTCGCGCGCGAGATGCATGCCGTCGAAGACACCTACCGCAGCCTCAGCCGGGAGCTGACCCTCGAGGAGTGGCTGAACCAGCCGCTTCGCTCCACCCTCCTCGACAACCTCGCGCGCCTCACTTCCGCCCTCCAGTAGCCGGTCCTGCAGTCGTCGCGACCCGCGTGGATCGTGATGGGGGCGTTACCTCATCCGTCGGATTCGTCCAGCCAGGTTCGGAAGGATGGGTCACAGGCCTCCGCTGGGTGGCCGCCGCAGCATCCGGAGGTCTCAATGTCCCGTCGCATTCGCTCGCTCGTCGTCGCATGGGGCGCGGCCGCACTGGCTGTCGGTGTGCTCTCCGGATGCGCATCCGGCCAAGGCGGCGCATCCTCCGCTCCGCCGGCGACGCAGACCGGCGACGCCGTGGATGTCGGGGCCGCGTGGCTGGACGGCGGCGCGATGGTCGGGGTGCTCGTAGCGGGCAGTTCGACCTGCAAGCCCTTCGCCGAGGAGGTCGCCTACGACGACGGCGTGCTGAGCGTCTCGGTCATGGAGCCCGACGGTGCGTGCACCCGCGACTACGTGCTGCGCGGGTTGGCCGTGCCCCTTCCCGAGGGTGTCGACCCGGCCGAGGATCTGACGATCGAGGTGCGCGGATCGGGCTACGTGGGCCGCACCGACCTTCCCGGCGCCCCCGGTCTCACCCCCGGCACGGGGATGGACGGCGGCCAGCCGAGCGCCGGATGGGCCGGCCCCGGCACCTTCGCCCTGCTCACGTGGGGTTCGTCGAGCTGCCCGCCGCAGGTGGAGTCGGCAGCGGTGTCGGCGCCGGGTGAGATCTCCGTGGCGTTCGTCGCTCCGGCGCCCGACCAGATCTGCACGGCCGACATGGCGGCGCGGGTGACCGTCGTCGAGGTGCCTGATGTGCCCGCCGGTGTCGCCTACGAGGCAGTGCTCTCGGGCGACTCGTACGACGGCATCCGCATCCCCATCGCCGGCCAGCCCTGACCCGAGCGGGTCACCTCGCACCTGACCCCGCCTCACCGCCCGATCCCACGTGCGCGCCTGTTCGATGCATCCGCGCCGTTAAGAGATGGCGCGGATGCACGGAAGTGGCGCGGACGTGGGCTCGGGCGGTCGCCGGGATGCGCCACGATGAGAGGCATGGATGCTGCCATCCCCGCCCTGACCGAGATGCCCGCGCGGCGCTATGTCATGGTGGGCGACGGCGCGCGGCTGGTGACCTACTCGTGGGGCGACCCCGATGCGCCGGCGGTGTTCTGCGTCCACGGGTTCGGCTCGAGCACCCGCGACAACTGGGTCAGCACCGGGTGGGTGCGCGAGCTGCTGCGCCGCGGACTCCGGGTGCTGGCCGTCGACCAGCGCGGGCACGGCGCGAGCGACAAGCCGCACGATGCCGCCGACTATGCGATGCCGGTGCTCGTGAGCGACCTCACGACGGTGCTCGACACGTACCTCCTTGACGGCGTCCGTTACCTCGGCTACTCCCTCGGCGGCCGCGTGGGGTGGCAGCTCGCCGTCGACGCGCCAGAGCACG
This region includes:
- the lysS gene encoding lysine--tRNA ligase, with the translated sequence MTDAPVSAPAASSDDDAERAELNDAFEQKAVRLAKRERLLAERADAAGGPYPVVVPVTDTIPEVRARFGELEAGEETGVTVGVAGRVVFSRNTGKLCFASLQSGDGSRIQAMVSLAVVGEESLQRWKDLVDLGDHVFVSGEVISSRRGELSIMVREWQIAAKAVLPLPNMYTELSEESRVRSRYLDLIVRDRARETVVARAKVNASLRATFAERGFLEVETPMLQVQHGGASARPFVTHANAFDADLFLRIAPELFLKRAVVGGIDRVFEINRNFRNEGADSTHSPEFAMLEAYQAYTDYSGIADLTQALVQNAAVAVTGSTTVTWADGTDYDLGGEWDRLSMYGSLSEAAGQEITPETSIEELRALAEKAGVDAPPHPTHGKWVEELWEHFVKTGLTRPTFVMDFPVDTSPLVREHRSIPGVVEKWDLYVRGFELATGYSELVDPVIQRERFVEQALLAAGGDDEAMRIDEEFLRALEHGMPPTGGMGMGIDRLLMAITGLGIRETILFPLVK
- a CDS encoding olfactory receptor family 2 protein is translated as MDPYWTAVIWSLLPTVAVSAVFYFILRSILRMDRTERKAYARVEAEERAKRGLPPQPAASDR
- a CDS encoding DUF4192 family protein, with the protein product MTTIFRAAGAADFLALVPRLLGYRPTRSLVLIPFDGNRTLGGLRLDLPDTLDRAELDSLSSTYIGMVCKVSHADAVAAVVYTDDAFAAVEGRPQEALARALIAQSDVCGLRVSEALCVAADGWGSYLDPGCPAAGHPLSDIPYDHEAFADEPLPTEDQASGADLPRIDLAEKERLGRALIEIDRALSALFGDVPQSSSPPLGPDALSTVGRMDDVPLLLEEAIEYAPAELDPYEAAAVVWCLTRPGLRDVALVQWARDLAAGDEAFAAQMRYAEGGGYPEHLAAPIWGEGPSPDPDRLQAALALTRHLAAAAPRATRPGILAAAAWLAWALGRSTHAGRYAEMAREIEPDHGMAGIVLAFAASGHLPEWVYRRSVPSDPVTRLIDSRGVES
- the cls gene encoding cardiolipin synthase encodes the protein MVEVTFDATWWVVVALIVDVTIRVAAIIIVPRNRRPTSAMAWLLAIYFIPYIGVVLFLLIGNPRLPRKFRRKQEALNNYLRETSASLDFGTLRPNAPEWFRALVTLNRNLGAMPLAGDNGATLISDYQKSLDEMAEAIRQAERYVHVEFYILQSDDATDNFFRALEEATARGVVVRVLLDHWANRGKPYYRRTLRRLTAMGAHWYLLLPVQPLRGRTQRPDLRNHRKLLVVDGRVAYMGSQNVTDSTYNLHKNIRRGLHWVDLMVRVEGPVVASINAVFLSDWYGESDEILSDEIGLFDVTGGAGDLDCQIVPSGPGFDFQNNLKLFLALIYAARERISIVSPYFVPEEALLLAITTACQRGVSVELFVSEEGDQAVVYHAQRSYYESLLRAGVKIWMYRKPYILHSKSVTIDDEVAVIGSSNMDMRSFGLNLEISMLVRGGEFAREMHAVEDTYRSLSRELTLEEWLNQPLRSTLLDNLARLTSALQ